Proteins co-encoded in one Erinaceus europaeus chromosome 2, mEriEur2.1, whole genome shotgun sequence genomic window:
- the LOC103114871 gene encoding protein lin-7 homolog B-like, producing the protein MAALVEPLGLERDMSQAVELLKRFQRSGDLLPQKLQGLQRVLQSRFCSAIREVYEQLYNTLDITGSAEIQAHATAKAMVASFMASENHAHPRVVELPETDEGLGFNIMGGKEQNLPGGGMADLHGGLKRGEQLLSVNGVSVEGEQHEKAVELLKTAQGSVKLVVRYMPCVLEEMEARSEKMCSVLRRQQHQSLEVWRLKPQIRTLTLNSLIPCTVFIGTSPLFKDL; encoded by the coding sequence ATGGCTGCGCTGGTGGAGCCCCTGGGGCTGGAGCGGGACATGTCCCAGGCAGTGGAGCTGCTTAAGCGGTTCCAGCGCAGTGGGGACCTGCTCCCACAGAAGCTGCAAGGCCTCCAGCGAGTCCTGCAGAGCCGCTTCTGCTCTGCCATCCGGGAGGTGTACGAGCAGCTGTACAACACCCTGGACATCACCGGCAGTGCCGAGATCCAGGCCCACGCCACAGCCAAGGCCATGGTGGCCTCCTTCATGGCTAGCGAGAACCACGCACATCCCAGGGTGGTGGAGCTGCCCGAGACGGACGAGGGCCTGGGCTTCAACATTATGGGGGGCAAGGAGCAGAACTTGCCCGGGGGCGGCATGGCCGACCTCCACGGAGGCCTCAAGCGTGGAGAGCAGCTACTGTCAGTGAATGGTGTGAGCGTGGAGGGCGAGCAGCATGAGAAGGCGGTGGAGCTGCTGAAGACGGCCCAGGGCTCGGTGAAGTTGGTGGTGCGCTACATGCCCTGCGTGCTGGAGGAGATGGAGGCCCGCTCTGAAAAGATGTGCTCCGTCCTTAGGCGCCAGCAACACCAGAGCCTTGAAGTCTGGAGGCTGAAACCACAGATCCGGACCCTCACCCTCAACTCCCTCATCCCCTGTACAGTATTTATTGGCACTAGCCCTTTATTTAAAGACCTTTGa